Proteins encoded by one window of Lathyrus oleraceus cultivar Zhongwan6 chromosome 1, CAAS_Psat_ZW6_1.0, whole genome shotgun sequence:
- the LOC127120597 gene encoding cell division cycle protein 27 homolog B, which produces MESILIDCVQKSLHHFMHSNAIFLSQRLCAQFPSETNLQLLAACYLQSNQAYSAYHILKGTKMPQSRYLFAMSCFHLDLLSEAEAALCPANESGAEVPNGAPGHYLLGQVYRYTDRRKNAINHFKQALSMDPLMWAAYEELCILGAAEEATVVFGEAASFCIQKQYINCATSQNLLDENCNVSAIGQSVSEDVSPRKLRHAQGLKDIAVNPHGSSIIGGTAGQLTSSSSSNMSFYNTPSPMATQLSAVAPPPLCRNGMPNGLNLNTLNSDNSKSTVNPIIQAPRRKFVGEGKLRKISGRLFSDSGPRRSSRLSNEASVSSNANATVVSGNVTSNSYKGGSKPAPVTFRTMTIRKGQSWANENIDGGIHNDVLDVGRLNIASTTSCSSAAIEAKSYEQDATTLQVSGQVTSDSKFITGTMEILTLLRVLGEGYRLACLYKCQEALDTYLKLPQRHYNTGWVLSQVGKAHYELVDNLEADRVFSLARQIAPYSLEGMDIYSTVLYHLKEDMKLSYLAQELISTDRLAPQSWCAMGNCYSLQKDHETALKNFQRAVQLNPRFAYAHTLCGHEYVAQEDYENGIKSYQSALMVDARHYNAWYGLGMLYLRQEKFEFSEHHFRMAYRINPESSVILSYLGTALHSLKRSEEGLAVMEKAILADKKNLLPMYQKANILMGLERFDEALEVLEELKEYAPYESSVFALMGNIYRRRNMNERAMFHYGIALDLKPSATDAATIKAAIEKLHLPDELEDNL; this is translated from the exons ATGGAATCGATTCTCATTGATTGCGTTCAGAAAAGTCTTCATCACTTCATGCACTCCAACGCCATCTTCCTATCGCAACGTCTCTGCGCTCAGTTCCCCTCCGAG ACAAATTTGCAATTATTAGCTGCCTGTTACTTGCAGAGTAATCAAGCTTATTCTGCATACCATATTTTAAAGG GAACAAAAATGCCTCAATCCCGGTACTTGTTTGCAATGTCATGCTTTCATTTGGATCTTCTTAGCGAAGCTGAAGCAGCATTGTGCCCTGCTAACGAGTCTGGTGCAGAG GTTCCAAATGGGGCACCTGGTCATTATCTATTAGGGCAGGTTTACAG GTACACTGACAGAAGGAAAAATGCCATTAATCATTTTAAGCAGGCACTATCAATGGATCCTCTAATGTGGGCTGCGTATGAGGAGTTGTGCATATTAG GTGCTGCTGAAGAAGCTACTGTAGTTTTTGGTGAAGCAGCTTCATTTTGCATACAAAAGCAATATATAAATTGCGCAACCTCCCAAAATTTGTTAGATGAAAATTGTAATGTTAGTGCAATTGGACAGAGTGTCTCCGAAGACGTGAGTCCAAGGAAACTAAGACACGCACAAGGTCTAAAGGATATTGCTGTAAACCCTCACGGATCATCTATAATAGGGGGAACTGCTGGTCAACTCACCAGTAGCAGTTCATCTAACATGTCATTTTATAACACCCCGTCTCCAATGGCCACGCAG TTGTCAGCTGTTGCTCCACCCCCTTTGTGTAGGAATGGGATGCCAAATGGCCTAAATCTGAACACACTTAATTCTGACAATTCTAAGTCAACAGTTAACCCTATTATTCAAGCCCCTCGAAGAAAGTTTGTGGGTGAAGGAAAATTACGAAAG ATTTCGGGTAGGTTATTTTCTGATTCTGGTCCTCGACGTAGTTCAAGACTCTCTAATGAAGCAAGTGTAAGTTCAAATGCTAATGCAACAGTTGTATCTGGAAACGTAACTAGTAACTCTTATAAAGGAGGGTCAAAGCCTGCCCCTGTGACATTTCGTACCATGACAATTCGAAAGGGGCAGTCATGGGCCAATGAAAACATTGATGGAG GGATTCATAATGATGTCTTGGATGTTGGTCGTTTAAATATTGCATCAACAACTTCTTGTTCATCTGCTGCCATTGAGGCTAAATCTTATGAACAAGATGCAACAACTCTTCAAGTTAGCGGGCAAGTAACAAGTGATTCTAAATTCATCACCGGTACAATGGAAATATTGACCCTTCTAAGAGTTCTTGGGGAAGGCTATAGGCTTGCCTGCTTGTATAAGTGCCAG GAAGCACTGGATACCTATCTGAAACTTCCACAAAGGCACTACAATACTGGTTGGGTTCTTTCTCAG GTTGGGAAGGCACACTATGAGTTAGTTGATAATTTAGAAGCCGATCGTGTCTTTAGTCTAGCTCGTCAAATTGCGCCATATAGTTTGGAAGGGATGGATATTTACTCAACAGTTCTTTAT CATTTAAAGGAAGATATGAAGCTAAGCTACCTGGCCCAGGAACTGATTTCAACTGATCGGTTAGCTCCTCAATCTTG GTGTGCCATGGGAAATTGCTACAGCCTGCAGAAAGATCATGAAACTGCACTGAAAAATTTTCAACGAGCTGTTCAATTGAATCCTAGATTTGCATATGCACACACCCTTTGTGGACACGA GTATGTTGCACAAGAAGATTATGAAAATGGGATTAAGAGCTATCAGAGTGCACTCATGGTTGATGCAAGGCACTATAACGCGTGGTATGGACTCGGGATGTTATATCTCCGCCAAGAGAAATTTGAGTTCTCTGAACATCATTTCCGTATGGCTTACCGAATCAACCCAGAATCTTCTGTGATATTGTCATACCTAGGAACTGCTTTGCATTCTTTGAAG AGAAGCGAGGAAGGGTTGGCCGTGATGGAGAAAGCTATTTTAGCAGATAAGAAAAATCTACTCCCCATGTATCAAAAGGCCAACATACTAATGGGCCTGGAAAGGTTTGACGAGGCTTTGGAAGTCCTAGAAGAGCTTAAAGAGTACGCTCCATACGAAAGTAGTGTCTTTGCTTTGATGGGCAATATTTATAGACGGCGTAACATGAATGAAAGAGCAATGTTTCATTATGGTATTGCTTTGGATTTGAAACCATCCGCAACAGATGCTGCCACCATTAAG GCTGCCATTGAGAAATTGCATCTCCCTGATGAGTTGGAAGACAACTTGTAG